One stretch of Paenibacillus sp. FSL R5-0341 DNA includes these proteins:
- a CDS encoding GNAT family N-acetyltransferase, translated as MELSPMNQEDYASFCIRSIKDFAEEKVEAGTWAEEEAQQLAEESYERYLPEGLNTPGAYLYNLVHPADGNVGYIWFNITDNRRGKDAFLLDIVVEEAHRGKGYGTETMQALEQTALILGVDRIGLHVFGHNVRASSLYRKMGYEVTDLTMYKEIKG; from the coding sequence ATGGAACTATCCCCAATGAATCAGGAAGATTATGCGAGTTTTTGCATTCGCTCCATTAAGGATTTTGCAGAAGAAAAAGTAGAAGCAGGTACCTGGGCGGAGGAAGAGGCGCAGCAACTGGCCGAGGAATCTTATGAACGTTATCTTCCAGAAGGTTTGAACACACCTGGAGCGTATCTTTACAATCTGGTGCATCCTGCGGACGGCAATGTGGGGTATATCTGGTTTAACATCACGGATAATCGCCGTGGGAAGGATGCTTTTTTGCTCGACATTGTGGTTGAAGAAGCACACCGTGGTAAGGGATACGGAACAGAGACAATGCAGGCGCTCGAACAGACGGCCTTGATTCTTGGCGTGGATCGCATTGGTTTGCATGTGTTTGGACATAATGTGCGGGCGAGCAGCCTGTATCGCAAGATGGGATATGAGGTAACGGATCTAACCATGTACAAGGAAATCAAAGGGTAA